In one Nicotiana sylvestris chromosome 8, ASM39365v2, whole genome shotgun sequence genomic region, the following are encoded:
- the LOC138876284 gene encoding uncharacterized protein, with amino-acid sequence MEFSCSKKVEYKCIQMQTVDQYTVVPSTEYLHIVNNGGRNYTVCLLERKCVCGRFQIDELPCPHAWAVLKSKFLMPEEYCSSYYKTSTIVMTYDVPVYPLPDKNDWNIPEHVAEEVVLPPKWKRPSGRPKKKRGKNLSELLLPKNQHSCSICGQGGHNKRTCRNAPRNK; translated from the exons ATGGAATTCAG TTGCTCAAAAAAGGTTGAATACAAATGCATACAAATGCAGACTGTAGATCAATACACa gtGGTACCCTCAACTGAATACTTACATATTGTTAACAATGGTGGGAGGAATTACACAGTCTGCCTGCTCGAGAGAAAATGCGTTTGTGGGAGGTTCCAAATTGATGAATTGCCATGCCCACATGCCTGGGCTGTATTGAAGAGCAAGTTTTTAATGCCTGAAGAATATTGCTCTAGCTATTACAAGACAAGTACAATTGTAATGACATACGATGTGCCAGTGTACCCGCTACCGGACAAAAATGACTGGAATATACCAGAGCATGTTGCAGAGGAGGTTGTACTACCACCCAAATGGAAAAGACCTTCTGGAAGGCCAAAGAAGAAGCGCGGCAAAAATTTAAGTGAATTGCTGTTGCCGAAAAATCAACATTCATGTAGCATATGTGGGCAGGGAGGACATAACAAGCGAACTTGTAGGAATGCTCCACGTAATAAATAG